The Sulfurimonas sp. HSL3-2 genome segment TGCCGTGATAGTTCCTAGATTAAGGATTGAGTTTGTACTGCTACCGCTTAGGGTGTAGTTTCCTTTTTGGAAATCGTCATCACTCATGTTCAGTGTTGAAGCTACCAAGCCTCCTACATTTACTTGTGAGTCTTTAGAAAAAATGATACCGTTTGGGTTAAGAAGAAAGACCTGACCGTTTGCGTTTATGGTTCCTTCTATAAGTGAGCTTGTTACTCCTACTACACGGTTAAGAGTTATTGAAGAGCTTGAGGGTTGTACGAAATTTACTGTCTCATTTGGAGCTACACTGAAGCTTTGCCAGTTTATACTGGCTTTTTGGGTGGTTTGGGTTATAGTCGTGGTATCTGCACTTTGGGAGATAGTCGCTGTCCCGGTTGTCACTACTCCGGTACTCGGAGCTGCGCTTAAGACAGTCATACTCCCAAGAAGTGCAGTTATGACTAAGGCTATCTTCCCGCCTTTTAGTATTCTAAACCTTGAGCTATATTCATGATTAGTTTTCATCTTAACAGTTCCCCCAGTTTTTACTTAGGAAAACTATACTTTATGATTGCACTACAATTGCTCGTTTCATGAGAGCTGATAGTGGTTTTTAGAATTTATCATTTATAATCAAGTGTCAACATTCAATTTATAACCGATTGCATACATACTCGTAATCGTTATTTCTGGGATTTTCTTTCGTAGGCGAACAACCATATTTCGTATGTTCTCCTGTTTAATATCTTCATTATAGATATAAAAATGGTTTAATATTCTTTCAATAGTGCAGATGAATCCAAAATCCTCTAAAAGTACTTCCAATAGCAATAAATCATATTTTGCTAAATTCAATAATTCATCCTTATAAAAAAGAGATTTTTTGGTTTTATTCCATACGAGAGAGCTGTTTATATGAAGCAATTCATCACTAAGAACTGCAATATCACTTACTTTTTCTAAAACTTCCAGCATATTCTCCGGACCGATGGGTTTTGGGATGAAATGTAAGATACCAAGGTTTATAAACTCTATAAGATATTCAGGATTTTGATGCGCAGATATGACGATAAAGACTTGATCTTTATTTTGTTCTTTTATCGTTCGGATAAGTTCAATGCCATTTACTTTAGGCATCTCATAATCCGTCATCACAATATCAAAAAATTTTCCATTTTTTTCTTGAAACTCTTTATATCTTTCTAAACCCTCTTCTCCGTTTGAAGCTGTTTGAACATAATCAAAATAATCACCAAGAACAGACGATATTTTCTTTTGTAACGGAAGATAATCTTCAACAAAAAGAATACTCAGGTTTTTACATTTTTCGTACAACGATTGTCCCATTATCTTTCTCCATACAAGATGATCTCGAAGCAGACACCATTATCTATATTTTTAACATTAAGTAAACCTGAACTATGATTTTCGATCACTATCTTAGAGATATACAGTCCAAGTCCAGTACCGTTTTTTTCGTCTTTTGTGGAAAAATACGGATCAAATATCTTCTCTAAAATAGCATCGTCAATACCACCGCCGTTATCACAGATATTCAGAGTAAACTTGTTATTGTCCTCTTCAATACGAATATTTATCTTAGGGTCAGGTATACTCTTTTCCGTAAAATTATCAATACTGTTTTTAATAATATTTAAAATGACCTGCATCACTTCATTGGTATAAATATTTATGCTTTTATTGGTTTTTATATCGACAGTTACTTCAATACCCTCTTTTATTATCATTGTATTAAGAATATTTAAGGCCTTTTCAACGGGTATACTCAAGAGTGTAGATTCTTTCTCTTTATTTGGTTTAAAGAAATTTGTAAAATCTTCTATAGTACCGGTTAGATATTGCGTATAACTATGAATATCCTTTATCTCATTTTGCAAAAAATGCAAAAACTTTTCTTGTGATGCTTTCTCGTCAAGATTAAATTTTCCCAAATCTATTTTATTTTGAATACTAAAGGCACTCATATCTATAACACTTAAAGGCTGTCTCCATTGATGTGCAATGATACTCAGCATCTCTCCCATTTGGACAAGTCTTGCCTGTTCAAGAAGAATCTGCTCTTTTTTATATATATCTTTAATACTTTTTTCGACTCTATCTTGAAGAAAGCCGTTAACTTCTTGTAATTTATGCTGCGCATCTAAGAGGTTCTTTTCCGCCTCTTTTTGAGCTCTCATATCTATGCCTATATAGATTATTTCATTGTCTGAAAGATTTACATTTACCCATCTGCTGGGGATAAGTTCTCCATTTTTAGTCATAGGAGTCATCTCTATATATTGTGTTTCTTTTCTTGCAGCAAAAGCTTCTCGCATAATCTCCTGCTGCAGAGGATCAGGGTGAAAAAGTGCAAATACATTCTCATGTGCATTGAGCTCTTCAATGCTCCATCCAAAGACTCTTTCACACTCCTTATTCCATAAATGGCAATGTCCACTTGTGTCAAAAGAGTCAATAAATATCGGAGCGATATCAAAAAGTGTTTTAAAATGCTCTTCTCTATATTTACAGTTTTGTTCTATCTCTCTACTTCTCTTTATTTCGTTTTGCAGTCGTAATATCCACACTGCAAGTACTATAATAATAAAAAATAAGATCGATATGAACATTATTACTTTTCCCCATAAGAATTGACTATATTCTATCTTAAAATACTAAAAACAGTTGAGCGAATAACTTATTACTCGATTTTCCCGATACAGATGCTGCATCTGAACCGAATCCGCATGCATAGGAAGCTTTGAAGTTTATATACTTATATGAAGCGCTATAACTCACCCCCACATCACTTAATCTTCTGACATTATCTGTCAATCCTGTCCAAGCTTTTGCATTCTTCCATATTTTAGCCGTATCGTAAAACAGACCGGCTTGATGAGTGAGATTTATGACTGTCGGTAGATTGCGTAACAGTTCCGCTGAAAAAATAAAACCTTGATCGCCTGAAAGTTCATTATTGCTGTAAGCTCTTACTCCGTAAGGACCGCATACTGATAACTCTTGACTTGAATCTAGATTTTTATCAAAACTTTTTTGTGCATTAAACACTGTTTTAAATATTGTTTTCTCATTTAACTGCTGATTATACGTTAACTCTAGATTTGCCTTGGAAAACCTACCTTCTGATTTTAAAATCAAATCATTTATCTGTGCAGTTTGAGTTTTTAAACTTTTATACCCTTGAGTAAAGGAGACAGTCCCTTCAATAGAACCGTTTCTTGCGAACATGTTCATACTTTTATAAGCATTGAGAGATACTGTAAAATCATCAACGATTTTTTTATCATCTTCATGATTCATCCAGTCTGACATGATTCTATGTTCATACTGCCCTTGTATATCTAAACTGCTTGTCATTGTTTTTATGATCGGGAAAACAACTCCTGCTTCTAAAACAGTAGCGTCACCATAAGCATCAAGATCTTTATAAATATCACCCAAAGTGTATTTTAGTCTGCTGGCACCGATATTGGTCTTCATACCAAAATTACCTATTGGAAGGTCATAAGACAGATGTCCATATTTCAATCCATCTGAAAAAGAGTTCAGAACATAAACACTTAAAGCATCACCGTATCCGGATGGAGAGTTAATAGTTCCGCTGGCACTGCCTCTATACTCACCTGTATATTTATTTCCATAATTATCAACAACAGCATATCCTTCGAACCGCTTATGCTCTTTAGCGGTGATTGTAAAGTCGCTGCTCCCGACTTTTTTCCCTGGAAAAATTTCTGCATTGACTATCTGTACCCCTGAGAGAGAGTTGATAAGCAATATCTGTCTTTCTAACTTATCCATAGATATTACATTCTGACTGTCCAGTTTAGAAAGATATCTCTTTATCGTAGCATCATTTACATTTGAAGAATTATTTATATTAAATGTACCGTAGACACCTTCGATGATAAATATTTTCACAATATTGTCATGTAAGTCCTGTACGGGGATATAAGCACGTGCTACAAAATAACCGTGAGAGCGATAATACTTAGTAATAATCTCCGCAACTTTTTTGATTTCCAAGAGTGTTAGTTCTTTACCTTCATACTCTTTAATAAGTTCATGTAGGACTTCTGTAGAAAATACTGTGTTGTTTTGGATTTCAAACTTTTTAACCAGAACTTTTACGGTATCGTCCCCCGTAATAGGCGCTGCATACTCTTGTGAAGGCATTACCGGCAATGCTTTTTTCTCCACCGGTTTTAAAGCGGGTTTTATCTCATTTAAGATGGTTCCTGAGTTTGGTATATCCGCTGCAAACATCACATTTACTAGTAACAGTAAAGTTATAAAACTTTGTTTTAGTATTTTTCTCATCTTAATAATTCTCCCACTTTTTACTTTGGGAAAACTATACTTTATGATTGCACTTCAATTGCTCGTTCATAGTAGAGTTAGTGCTATTTCTTTACATGTAAGCTTAGACTCTCGATGTTTTTTTTGTATCTGCCGAGCATCTTGCTTATCTCTTCTATCTCGAACATCTCTATCTTCTCTAGAAGTGTTTCGCTGTACTCCATCATATGCTGTATGTTGTGTTTGGTCGCCAGTTCTTTTAAAGCGGTCGCGAACGTGGATATCTGCTCTAAGTCGTTGTTGTTGGCAGCTTGTACATATAGCTCTTCGATCTCAGGAGAGAGAGCATCTAAGAAGATCTGCAGCTCTTCTAAGTTCTCGACTTTTATCTCCTCTTTTACTTTTGGCTGTACCTCTTTTTTTATGTACTTTAAAAACTTCGAGACTTCATGGTAGAGTTCGTTTTTAGACACGGGCTTTCTCAGGTAGCCGTCAAACCTCTGCACTTTTATCTTCTCAAGCTCCTGCTGCATGATCGAAGCCGTCAATGCGATGATAGGCACATCAAGACTCTCTTTTATGATCCTTGTCGCGCTGTATCCGTCAAGGACCGGCATCCTTATATCCATGAGTATCAGATCTATCTTATTGCTTGCAGCTTTTTGCACAGCATCCTGCCCGTCCACGGCTTCTATCACCTTTATGTTCGTACCGTAAAAACTCTCTGTCACAAGTCTTCTGTTCTGTTCTATATCATCGGCTACCAAGATAACAGCGTCTTGGAACTCGATCTCCGTGTAGTCTGCAAGGACCTCATCTTGTGCCTCTTTATCATGCAGAGAAGCGATATCCAGGTTTTTAAGATTCAGTATGAATGTTGAGCCCTTGCCTACTTCACTTTCTACATTTAGTGAACCGCCCATAAGAAGTGCCAGTTTTCGGCTGATGGCAAGCCCCAGACCTGTGCCTCCGTACTTTCTGACATCCTGATTTTCCTGCTGTTCAAATATATTGAATATCTTGTCTTGAGCATTTTGCGGTATCCCTATCCCGCTGTCTTGTACCTTGATCTTTATGTCTACCTTGCTAAGATGTTCATGAACACTCTTCACTTCGACTATGACCTTGATGTATCCCTCATCCGTAAATTTCAGCGCATTGCCTATGAGGTTTATAAGGATCTGTTTGAGCCTGACTTGGTCTGTAAAGACGGCTTCGGGCATCTTTTCATCAATATCCAGCTCAAGACTCAACCCTTTTTGTTCTGCCTGAAGCGTAAAAAGATTGATGCTCTCTTGAAGTATCTTCTTTACGTTTGTCCTGCTTTTTATGACCTCTAGTTTTCCCGACTCGATCTTAGAAAGGTCTAGAATGTCGTTTATCAAGATAAGTAGGGTCTCTCCCGAGGAGCGGATAGTATGGATAAAAGACTTCAGCTTTTTATCCTCCACTTTTTCATCTAGAAGCTCCGCAAAGCCTAAGATGGAGTTCATCGGTGTTCTTATCTCATGGCTCATGTTCGATAGAAAGTTGGATTTTGCTTTGTTTGCACTCTCTGCCGCATTTGTCGCTTCGAGCAGCTCTTGGTTTAACTCGTTTAGTTTTCTCTCGACGACCTTTCTTTTTTCTATCTCAATGGAGAGTTTTCTGTTCCAAAAAAGTGATCCCGCGATAATGAGCAAGAACACTCCAACGATCTCAAACAGCATCGTATAGTCGATCTCTCTGTCATACTTGACTTGTACCCATCTGTTATATATCCTGTTTCTTTCATCCTCGCTTATGGAATCTATGACCTTGTCTATGACTTTTATCCCCTCATCTCCCCAGTCATTACGCAAAGCCATTCGAAAGTTTGATCTATAGTTACTTATACCCGATATCTTTAGATTTGAAAGTCCCGATTTTTGGATGTAACTGCTCGCTACGGGCAGAAGGTCTATGTAGGCATACGCATCGCCTTTGACAACGGCTTTAAACGCTTCCATGATGTTTGGAACCATGATATACTTGATATCTGGATGTTCTCTTTTTATTGTCTCGCTGATCGCATAGCCTTTGACCAAAGCGACTTTCTTGCCATACAACTCATTTATATCCGTTATAAATCCTGCATCTTTTCTTGTTATAAAGACTTGCGGCATGGTTATGTAGGGTTTTGAAAAGTTCACATATTTTTTTCTAGAAGCGGTCTTGGTCAGACATGAGTACATGTCGGCTTCTCTTGTATTGATCTTCTCGACACTCTGCGACCATACTTTCGTCGGGACTCTTACAAAAGTTATGCCCGTCTTTTTACTCAGAAGCTCCATATAACTGCTTGCAATCCCTGAATACGTCGCACCGTTTCCTTTAGAAAGGTACTCGAGCGGTTCAAAATCATTGTCGATCACAAACCTGATGGTCTTATGTTTATCTATCCATACCTGTTCCTCTTCACTGAACTTTAGAAGTTCGTTGGAGAGACTCAGGTTATCGCTCCATCTGCTTTTTATCTCTTGGGTCTCTTGTGCGGAAATACTTTTCACACTCTTTTGGATAATACTAAATAATAGAGGTTTATCTTTGTCTATCGCTACACTCACGTCAGTCTGAAACTGATCCAGTTTTGCAGCTATATGAAGATTGTTTAAAAGATATTTGTTGATGATATAGGTGCTTACCGCCAGATTGCCCACATAGGCATCGACCTTGCCAAGAGAGAGCATCTCAAGCGATTCTTCGTTAGAACTTGAAAGTTTTAGTTTGATATCTGGGTACTTTGTCTCTAGCCACTCATGGATATATGAGCCTCTGTTGACAGAGACAGTTTTTCCGTTTAGATCGTCCAAACTTTGAATGCCGTTACTGCCCGTCTGTGTCACGATGACCATAGGCACGGACAGATATGGATCCGTAAAATCCAGATATTTGTCTCTTTCCTCTGTTTTGACGGCACAGGTAAGCCCGTCATATTTTTTCTCTTTCATGTTGTTGAGGACATCGGACCAGACACCTGCCTTGACCTCGAACTTTAGACCCGTTTTTTTGGAGATGAGTTTTATATAGTCGCTTGAAAGCCCGGAGTGGTTACCGTTTTTATCTACAAAATCAAAAGGGGGCCATTTATAATCTGCACCCAGTGTCACGACAGGATGTTTTTTTATGTACGCCTGCTCCTCTTTTGTAAGCACTAAAGGAGAAGCGCTTAAAACCGAGAGGTTTAAAAAAAGGAGGATGAAGTATCGCAGAAAAATCTTCACTATTCTTCTTCTAATATTTGTCTAAAACTTTCCAAATTATTTTCAAAAAGCTCTACTAGATAGGGATCGAACTGCTTGTTTCTTCTGTCTGAAATATATTGCGCTGCTTCATCAAAAGCCCAAGGCTCTTTGTAGATTCTTTTATGTGTCAGTGCATCCAGGACATCAGCCAGTGCGACTATCCTTCCGTAGATATGTATCTCTTCGCCTCTTAAGCCTTGCGGATACCCCGTACCGTCCCACTTCTCATGATGCTGATGGGCAATGATATCCCCTGCTTTTATGAGTCTTCTAGTCGATTGTCTTAAAAATTTATGAGCATTGGTCGTATGGTCTTTCATGATCCTAAACTCATCTTCGGTATATCTGCCCGGCTTGTTCAAGATATGATGGGGGATAGTGATCTTTCCTATGTCATGCAGAGGAGCAGCGTAAAAAACTTCCGATATCTCGTTATCATCAAGGCTACCGTGCAGTGTAGCTAAAAGTCTTGATATCTCCGCGACTCTTTTAATGTGTTTTCCCGTCTCATCGGATGTAGATTCCATCAGCTCCGTCAGCAGGTAGATGATCTCTTTTTGATTTTGTTCGAGTTCTGTAAGAAGTCTTCGTTCTGTTTCTATGATCTTTACGTTTAGATCGATATTGTTCTGCTGTAAGACGCATTTTGCACGGTAAAGTTCCAGATGCGTTGCGACTCTTGAAATGAGTTCATCAGCATAAAAGGGCTTGGTTATGTAATCCACCGCACCGAGTTTAAACCCTTCGGTAATGGAGTCTATATCTGCTTTTGCGGTTAAGAAAATAATAGGAATGTCTTTTGTAGCAGGATCACTTTTTAAGACTTTACAAACCTCAAAACCGTTCATCTCAGGCATCATGATGTCTAGAAGGATCAGATCAAAACTCTTAGTCTTGACTATGTCTAGGGCTTGTTTGCCGTTTAAAGCAAATGAGAAGTTATAGTTATTCTCTTTTAAGATGTTCATAGCAACTTTTATATTATCGCTGATATCATCTACAATAAGAACATTATAAGAAAGTTCCATGTCATAACCCCCTTCAGGACGTTTGGCTTAATTATATCAAAAAAATAAATCTATCAAGATTATTAATGATGACTAATGTTATAATATACAAAATCAAGGACATTATGAATGAATAGTATTACTATTTCAAAACAAAAAATATTTAATAATAAAAATGAAGTTTTCGCACATGAGCTTGTATTTAAAGACAGTTCGGACAATACGACAGGCTTTTCAGATACCGTTAAAGAGACTTCACAGCTGATAATCAGTTCGGTGACAAGCTCGGAACTGGACAAACTTCTCGGCAGAAATTCACTCGCTTTTGTAAATGTAGATGACAAGACTTTGACAAAAGGGATCTTGGATGTCTTAGATAAAGAGAGATTTATCTTAAATATTTTAGAAGACATCAACCTGACAGAAGAGGTGATCAATAAGATCATCCAGTACAGAAAAAGAGGATTTAGATTGTCTTTGGAGCACTTTGATTCAAGTGCCGACATGATAAAAAAATTCAGCAGACTCTTTAACTATATAGACATCATCAAAATGGATACGGTACTTTCTCTGCCTCAAAATCTGGAAAAGGTGATGAGGAAGTTTAAAGGGACAAGGATAAAACTCCTTGCTCAGCATATCGAGACAAGAGAAGACTATAAAAAATACTTGGATATGGGGTTTGACCTCTTTCAAGGGTACTATCTTGATAAGCCGGAGACCATTGAGATCATAGGAGGAAAAGAGGCTGCACAGTTCATTATCCTGCAACTCCTGAGAATCATTAAAGAGGACAATACAAACAATGAGAAACTGGAGTTTTTTATAAAAAAACAGCCTGATCTCTCTTACAAACTAATCCAGTTTTTTAACAACTCTATAAAGCTCAATGTTAAAGTAGAGTCTTTACCGCAGGTACTTACACTGATGGGAAGAGACAAGCTTTTAAGATGGCTATTGGTGTATCTGTACGCGGAAGTCTCTAAAAATCCTGCTTCAAAGACGATGTTGGAACTGGCTATCAAAAGAGCTGAAAGAATGGAAGCCGAAGCTGATCCGAAAAACAAGGACAAAGCTTATCTGGCTGGGATGTTCTCTATGCTGAGTTCTATCTTTGAAACGGATATAAAAGAGCTTATGCATGAGGTAAATATGGATAATGACATCACCTCTTTAGTACTAGAGAAAAAAGGTATCTTTGCATCGAGTCTGATGAGAGCCGAACAAGCTGAAAAAGACTATCTGAAAAAAGTGATGCTTGCAAACTTTGATAAACTCTATACTCCGGACCTTGTCTCGACGTTGGAGTACAGCGGTGTCGAGATAGATAAAGATAAGATCTGATCTATCCTTCATTCCCCTGTTTTTGAGTCTTTCTTTTTATCCGCATCTGGATCTTTGCAAGCTCTCTCATATCGTCGTTGAGATCGCTTTCATCGACGATCTCTAAACCTAAGATAGTCTCTATACAATCCTCTAAAGTGACGATCCCGTCTGTCTGATCGTACTCGTCTTTTACCAAGAACATATGTTCTTTTTTTGATATGAAAAGATCAAGTGCTATGGAAACAGGAAGATTTCTGTTAATTGTAAATATATCTTTTTTTATAGCACCGACAGTCACACTGTCATCTTCAAGCAGCTGCTTAAAGATGTTTTTTGTCAATACGATACCCGTTACCTCTTCCATACTTCCTTTATATATCGGGATCCTTGAAAACTGAAATATCTCTTTTTGCGTTGCAGCGACCTCTTTTACCGTCATATCTTCATCAAGTGCGAAGACGACACTTCTTGGAGTCAGGATCTCTTTGACTTTTATATCGCCTAGTCTCAAGATATTCTCGATCGCATCTGACTCCTGTTCATCAAGTATCCCCTGTGTTTCGCTCAGAAGCGTACTTTGAAGCAGCTCCTCTTTACTAAATCTGTTCAAGGTCTTTCTATGTCTTGATATCCTATTTGTGACAAAGAGTGTCATTAAGATGATCGGATATGTAAAAAATATAAAGAATTTGATCACATGTGCCGAGACAGGTGCCAGCTGTTTGTAATAGACTGCACCGATAGTCTTTGGAATGATCTCGGACAAGAATAAAATAGCAAAAGTCAAGATGATAGAGATGACCACAACTGCATCGTCACCAAATACTTTGGAAGCCTGTGCTCCGACTGCTGCTGCACCCAATGTGTTTGCGATCGTGTTTATTATCAGGATCGCAGCTATTGATTTGTTGATATGTTCCTTATGTGTCCGCAAAAGATTTCCGGTACGCGGTCTATGACTTTCCAACACTGCTATATACGACATATTGATAGATAATAAAACTGACTCTAACACCGAGCATACAAACGATACGGCTATCGATAAAACAAAAAATAGTACTAATAATTCCACTTATTTCCTTTGTAAGATTATAACCAAAAGACAATTTATTATATCCTATATGCTTTAATAGTTTCAAAGAACCAATTTGATATAATTCCATAATTATATTTTCAAGGAATGAAATGCGCGGTTATAAGATATTTGCTGGTACGTCTAGCGTTGAATTTGCAAAAGAGGTATGTCAGACTCTTGATGTCCCACTGGCAAAGGCGGAAGTCAAACGTTTTAGTGATGGAGAGATATCTGTTCAGATCTCTGAGAGTGTTCGTGGACGTGATGTATTTATCGTCCAATCAACAGGAGCTCCTTCAAACGACAACTTGATGGAACTTTTGATCATGACGGATGCCCTTCGTCGTTCAAGTGCAAGCAGTATCACTGCCG includes the following:
- a CDS encoding EAL domain-containing protein, with translation MNSITISKQKIFNNKNEVFAHELVFKDSSDNTTGFSDTVKETSQLIISSVTSSELDKLLGRNSLAFVNVDDKTLTKGILDVLDKERFILNILEDINLTEEVINKIIQYRKRGFRLSLEHFDSSADMIKKFSRLFNYIDIIKMDTVLSLPQNLEKVMRKFKGTRIKLLAQHIETREDYKKYLDMGFDLFQGYYLDKPETIEIIGGKEAAQFIILQLLRIIKEDNTNNEKLEFFIKKQPDLSYKLIQFFNNSIKLNVKVESLPQVLTLMGRDKLLRWLLVYLYAEVSKNPASKTMLELAIKRAERMEAEADPKNKDKAYLAGMFSMLSSIFETDIKELMHEVNMDNDITSLVLEKKGIFASSLMRAEQAEKDYLKKVMLANFDKLYTPDLVSTLEYSGVEIDKDKI
- a CDS encoding ShlB/FhaC/HecB family hemolysin secretion/activation protein, whose translation is MRKILKQSFITLLLLVNVMFAADIPNSGTILNEIKPALKPVEKKALPVMPSQEYAAPITGDDTVKVLVKKFEIQNNTVFSTEVLHELIKEYEGKELTLLEIKKVAEIITKYYRSHGYFVARAYIPVQDLHDNIVKIFIIEGVYGTFNINNSSNVNDATIKRYLSKLDSQNVISMDKLERQILLINSLSGVQIVNAEIFPGKKVGSSDFTITAKEHKRFEGYAVVDNYGNKYTGEYRGSASGTINSPSGYGDALSVYVLNSFSDGLKYGHLSYDLPIGNFGMKTNIGASRLKYTLGDIYKDLDAYGDATVLEAGVVFPIIKTMTSSLDIQGQYEHRIMSDWMNHEDDKKIVDDFTVSLNAYKSMNMFARNGSIEGTVSFTQGYKSLKTQTAQINDLILKSEGRFSKANLELTYNQQLNEKTIFKTVFNAQKSFDKNLDSSQELSVCGPYGVRAYSNNELSGDQGFIFSAELLRNLPTVINLTHQAGLFYDTAKIWKNAKAWTGLTDNVRRLSDVGVSYSASYKYINFKASYACGFGSDAASVSGKSSNKLFAQLFLVF
- a CDS encoding response regulator, which produces MGQSLYEKCKNLSILFVEDYLPLQKKISSVLGDYFDYVQTASNGEEGLERYKEFQEKNGKFFDIVMTDYEMPKVNGIELIRTIKEQNKDQVFIVISAHQNPEYLIEFINLGILHFIPKPIGPENMLEVLEKVSDIAVLSDELLHINSSLVWNKTKKSLFYKDELLNLAKYDLLLLEVLLEDFGFICTIERILNHFYIYNEDIKQENIRNMVVRLRKKIPEITITSMYAIGYKLNVDT
- a CDS encoding PAS domain-containing sensor histidine kinase encodes the protein MWILRLQNEIKRSREIEQNCKYREEHFKTLFDIAPIFIDSFDTSGHCHLWNKECERVFGWSIEELNAHENVFALFHPDPLQQEIMREAFAARKETQYIEMTPMTKNGELIPSRWVNVNLSDNEIIYIGIDMRAQKEAEKNLLDAQHKLQEVNGFLQDRVEKSIKDIYKKEQILLEQARLVQMGEMLSIIAHQWRQPLSVIDMSAFSIQNKIDLGKFNLDEKASQEKFLHFLQNEIKDIHSYTQYLTGTIEDFTNFFKPNKEKESTLLSIPVEKALNILNTMIIKEGIEVTVDIKTNKSINIYTNEVMQVILNIIKNSIDNFTEKSIPDPKINIRIEEDNNKFTLNICDNGGGIDDAILEKIFDPYFSTKDEKNGTGLGLYISKIVIENHSSGLLNVKNIDNGVCFEIILYGER
- a CDS encoding HD domain-containing phosphohydrolase; this translates as MELSYNVLIVDDISDNIKVAMNILKENNYNFSFALNGKQALDIVKTKSFDLILLDIMMPEMNGFEVCKVLKSDPATKDIPIIFLTAKADIDSITEGFKLGAVDYITKPFYADELISRVATHLELYRAKCVLQQNNIDLNVKIIETERRLLTELEQNQKEIIYLLTELMESTSDETGKHIKRVAEISRLLATLHGSLDDNEISEVFYAAPLHDIGKITIPHHILNKPGRYTEDEFRIMKDHTTNAHKFLRQSTRRLIKAGDIIAHQHHEKWDGTGYPQGLRGEEIHIYGRIVALADVLDALTHKRIYKEPWAFDEAAQYISDRRNKQFDPYLVELFENNLESFRQILEEE
- a CDS encoding transporter substrate-binding domain-containing protein, with protein sequence MKIFLRYFILLFLNLSVLSASPLVLTKEEQAYIKKHPVVTLGADYKWPPFDFVDKNGNHSGLSSDYIKLISKKTGLKFEVKAGVWSDVLNNMKEKKYDGLTCAVKTEERDKYLDFTDPYLSVPMVIVTQTGSNGIQSLDDLNGKTVSVNRGSYIHEWLETKYPDIKLKLSSSNEESLEMLSLGKVDAYVGNLAVSTYIINKYLLNNLHIAAKLDQFQTDVSVAIDKDKPLLFSIIQKSVKSISAQETQEIKSRWSDNLSLSNELLKFSEEEQVWIDKHKTIRFVIDNDFEPLEYLSKGNGATYSGIASSYMELLSKKTGITFVRVPTKVWSQSVEKINTREADMYSCLTKTASRKKYVNFSKPYITMPQVFITRKDAGFITDINELYGKKVALVKGYAISETIKREHPDIKYIMVPNIMEAFKAVVKGDAYAYIDLLPVASSYIQKSGLSNLKISGISNYRSNFRMALRNDWGDEGIKVIDKVIDSISEDERNRIYNRWVQVKYDREIDYTMLFEIVGVFLLIIAGSLFWNRKLSIEIEKRKVVERKLNELNQELLEATNAAESANKAKSNFLSNMSHEIRTPMNSILGFAELLDEKVEDKKLKSFIHTIRSSGETLLILINDILDLSKIESGKLEVIKSRTNVKKILQESINLFTLQAEQKGLSLELDIDEKMPEAVFTDQVRLKQILINLIGNALKFTDEGYIKVIVEVKSVHEHLSKVDIKIKVQDSGIGIPQNAQDKIFNIFEQQENQDVRKYGGTGLGLAISRKLALLMGGSLNVESEVGKGSTFILNLKNLDIASLHDKEAQDEVLADYTEIEFQDAVILVADDIEQNRRLVTESFYGTNIKVIEAVDGQDAVQKAASNKIDLILMDIRMPVLDGYSATRIIKESLDVPIIALTASIMQQELEKIKVQRFDGYLRKPVSKNELYHEVSKFLKYIKKEVQPKVKEEIKVENLEELQIFLDALSPEIEELYVQAANNNDLEQISTFATALKELATKHNIQHMMEYSETLLEKIEMFEIEEISKMLGRYKKNIESLSLHVKK
- a CDS encoding CNNM domain-containing protein → MELLVLFFVLSIAVSFVCSVLESVLLSINMSYIAVLESHRPRTGNLLRTHKEHINKSIAAILIINTIANTLGAAAVGAQASKVFGDDAVVVISIILTFAILFLSEIIPKTIGAVYYKQLAPVSAHVIKFFIFFTYPIILMTLFVTNRISRHRKTLNRFSKEELLQSTLLSETQGILDEQESDAIENILRLGDIKVKEILTPRSVVFALDEDMTVKEVAATQKEIFQFSRIPIYKGSMEEVTGIVLTKNIFKQLLEDDSVTVGAIKKDIFTINRNLPVSIALDLFISKKEHMFLVKDEYDQTDGIVTLEDCIETILGLEIVDESDLNDDMRELAKIQMRIKRKTQKQGNEG